Proteins from a genomic interval of Chanodichthys erythropterus isolate Z2021 chromosome 6, ASM2448905v1, whole genome shotgun sequence:
- the chchd4a gene encoding mitochondrial intermembrane space import and assembly protein 40, producing the protein MSYCKQEGKDRIIFVTKEDHEAPSNAELIEDDPNDPYEDHGLILPNGDINWNCPCLGGMASGPCGQQFKEAFSCFHYSKEEVKGSDCVENFRSMQECMQKYPELYPQEDDNDSAPSGGANTSPSESTSTDSLPSSSPDSAPAATENPAAS; encoded by the exons GTAAAGATCGCATCATATTTGTCACCAAAGAGGATCATGAAGCGCCCAGTAACGCTGAGCTAATCGAAGACGACCCTAATGATCCGTATGAGGATCACG GTCTTATTCTACCTAATGGTGACATAAACTGGAACTGCCCTTGTCTGGGCGGTATGGCCAGTGGCCCTTGTGGACAGCAGTTCAAGGAAGCCTTTTCTTGTTTCCACTATAGCAAAGAGGAGGTAAAGGGGTCAGATTGTGTAGAAAACTTTCGGAGTATGCAGGAGTGTATGCAGAAATACCCCGAGCTTTACCCCCAGGAAGATGACAATGACAGCGCCCCCTCTGGTGGTGCTAATACTTCACCCAGTGAATCTACTTCCACTGACTCTCTCCCTTCATCCTCTCCTGATTCCGCACCAGCAGCCACAGAAAACCCAGCAGCTAGCTAA